The Halomicronema hongdechloris C2206 genome includes a window with the following:
- the tmk gene encoding dTMP kinase, with protein MQGKLIVLEGIEGCGKTTQLGYLHRWLRTQPLIQALRGQGQIGDIIITREPGGTPLGGELRQLLLTQTTTTAIAARTELLLYAADRAQHVEEVLSPALARGCLILCDRYVDSTVAYQGYGRGIDLTLIEQLNQIATGGLVPDLTLWLQLGATTGLARSRQRGSIDRMEQADVAFHQRVQQGFEALAAAHPQRIVPVAAAAPVTEVTQQIQTIVMQRLQRWYRPLSPVS; from the coding sequence ATGCAAGGAAAACTTATTGTCTTGGAAGGGATAGAAGGCTGTGGCAAGACAACTCAATTGGGGTATTTACACCGTTGGTTACGGACTCAGCCACTGATTCAAGCGCTCCGGGGCCAAGGTCAGATTGGCGATATCATCATCACTCGGGAACCAGGGGGAACCCCTTTAGGCGGGGAATTACGTCAGCTGTTACTGACTCAAACCACCACGACTGCCATTGCCGCTCGCACGGAATTATTGCTCTACGCCGCGGATCGGGCCCAGCATGTAGAGGAGGTTCTATCCCCGGCGTTGGCTCGGGGCTGTTTAATTCTATGCGATCGCTATGTGGATTCAACCGTGGCCTACCAAGGCTATGGCCGTGGCATAGATTTAACCTTGATTGAGCAGCTCAACCAAATCGCCACTGGCGGTTTAGTCCCTGATTTGACCCTGTGGCTGCAGCTGGGGGCAACCACAGGGTTGGCTCGTAGTCGCCAACGGGGCAGCATTGACCGCATGGAGCAGGCTGATGTGGCCTTTCATCAACGAGTGCAACAGGGCTTTGAAGCCTTAGCAGCGGCTCATCCCCAGCGGATTGTGCCAGTGGCTGCGGCAGCTCCCGTGACTGAGGTGACTCAGCAGATCCAAACAATTGTGATGCAGCGCTTGCAGCGATGGTATCGTCCCCTTTCTCCGGTCTCGTAG
- a CDS encoding DNA polymerase III subunit delta' produces the protein MVSSPFSGLVGQSTAVALLTRAVQQQRVAPAYLFAGPEGVGRRRAALALAEWLLHTPSSQAGNLRHRLQQGNHPDLLWVEPTYLHQGRPVTVAEAMELGLRRKSPPQIRLEQVRQIGGFLSRPALEAAQSLVIIEAAETMAEAAANGLLKTLEEPGRATLILLAPDATTLLPTLISRCQTIPFVRLAAADLQQVLQQTGHTDILRHPEVLAMAQGSPGHAIACWQQLQTIPADLLTTLHRPPRSLRDALERARHITSTLDTETQLWLIDYLQQHYWQQGLTTLAILQRLEQARRQLRSFVQPRLVWEVAWMEMVG, from the coding sequence ATGGTATCGTCCCCTTTCTCCGGTCTCGTAGGCCAATCGACAGCAGTAGCCTTGCTAACCCGGGCCGTGCAACAGCAGCGAGTCGCCCCTGCCTATCTCTTTGCCGGTCCAGAGGGCGTGGGACGACGGCGAGCCGCTTTGGCCTTGGCTGAGTGGCTCTTGCACACTCCATCTAGTCAGGCAGGTAACTTACGCCATCGCCTGCAGCAGGGCAATCATCCTGATCTGCTTTGGGTGGAGCCAACCTACTTGCACCAGGGTCGGCCGGTGACGGTAGCAGAGGCCATGGAGTTGGGCCTGCGCCGTAAGAGTCCGCCCCAGATCCGGCTGGAACAGGTGCGACAGATCGGAGGCTTTCTCAGTCGCCCGGCCCTGGAGGCGGCTCAGTCTTTGGTGATAATCGAGGCCGCCGAAACCATGGCGGAAGCCGCCGCCAATGGCCTGCTGAAAACCTTGGAGGAGCCCGGTCGGGCCACCTTGATTCTGCTGGCGCCGGACGCCACGACCCTGCTACCTACGTTGATCTCTCGCTGTCAGACGATTCCGTTTGTGCGCTTGGCGGCTGCGGATCTGCAGCAGGTGCTGCAGCAGACTGGGCATACAGATATTCTGCGGCACCCCGAGGTATTGGCCATGGCCCAGGGCAGTCCCGGCCATGCGATCGCATGTTGGCAACAGCTGCAGACCATCCCCGCCGACTTGCTAACCACCCTGCACCGTCCTCCCCGCAGCCTGCGGGACGCCTTAGAACGCGCCCGCCACATCACTAGCACCCTGGATACCGAGACCCAACTCTGGCTGATCGATTACCTGCAGCAGCATTACTGGCAACAGGGCCTCACCACCCTGGCCATCCTACAGCGATTAGAGCAAGCCCGCCGTCAGCTGCGCAGCTTCGTGCAGCCGCGGCTGGTGTGGGAGGTGGCCTGGATGGAGATGGTGGGGTGA